Proteins encoded together in one Stutzerimonas stutzeri window:
- a CDS encoding dynamin family protein, with translation MLDTQKALLDYLNSLAQVIENVRTAELDINGEPAQTQAFAQAVAERELLVPVVGAFSAGKSSLLNAIIGSSILPMDIKPETAIPTELRHDAQERLEALFADGRTERFGIEQLPALQERAEELQLLRLYINRPALKGLAPLVLVDMPGFNSPLDAHNKAIAHYIGEGAHYLFVVSVEEGSLHKQILRNMDEVTLMGRNFSVCVNKADLKPVADVQGICDYISEQLEDEGFPATVCAVSKNDISSVNAMLGSFNPEALFGSIFQPELLQQNFAIESTLCTALDGLNSDKESNEQKIAEIEDALRALEKEREQQTQANSAGNLERIVDEVLRSVHTRLAGSVDEMARAALRSQDEMTRIISDEVRSGLTVGLKRATDSMSAHMVNEFSQHVSGSLRPELHLTQSNWTDSLLQTLQTQLLPGLLSAIGGQAGGAASALLTTVPGLAAARLIPNPIVQVVVTILPSLLGALFGRISEGQKLEQAKDAIRTQVLPDVERGLRPEISSFLLQAQEEIVRAVSDAFDQQIKAQKDILEKINQQAESGNLEARIRVLEEALAADSTPSGHPVHAHLARHSTAIWPPVPRPSGRAVGAQRRRGCIVSLRCPVSSISSSVCASIRP, from the coding sequence ATGCTCGACACACAAAAGGCTCTTCTTGATTATCTAAATTCCTTGGCTCAGGTCATCGAGAACGTTCGTACGGCTGAGCTGGATATCAATGGCGAGCCTGCACAGACGCAGGCGTTTGCGCAGGCGGTTGCCGAGCGCGAATTGCTGGTGCCCGTGGTGGGTGCGTTCAGCGCCGGTAAATCATCACTGCTCAATGCCATCATCGGCAGCAGCATTCTGCCGATGGATATCAAGCCCGAAACCGCTATCCCAACCGAGTTGCGCCACGATGCGCAGGAGCGGCTGGAGGCTCTGTTTGCCGATGGCCGTACCGAGCGATTCGGCATTGAGCAGTTGCCTGCCCTGCAGGAGCGGGCGGAAGAGCTTCAGCTATTGCGGCTGTACATCAACCGTCCGGCGTTGAAGGGGCTGGCGCCACTGGTGCTGGTGGATATGCCCGGTTTCAATTCGCCGCTCGATGCCCATAACAAAGCCATCGCCCACTACATCGGCGAAGGGGCGCACTATCTGTTTGTGGTCAGTGTTGAAGAGGGGTCGTTGCACAAGCAGATCCTGCGCAATATGGATGAAGTCACTCTCATGGGGCGCAACTTCAGCGTTTGCGTGAACAAGGCAGATCTCAAGCCCGTTGCTGATGTGCAGGGCATTTGCGACTACATCAGCGAGCAACTCGAGGATGAGGGCTTTCCGGCCACGGTGTGTGCTGTCAGCAAAAACGATATCTCCTCCGTCAACGCCATGCTGGGCAGCTTCAATCCAGAGGCGCTGTTCGGCTCAATTTTCCAGCCTGAACTGCTCCAGCAAAATTTTGCCATCGAAAGCACGCTGTGTACGGCGCTGGATGGGCTTAACAGCGACAAGGAAAGTAACGAGCAGAAAATTGCTGAGATAGAAGATGCCTTGCGCGCCTTGGAGAAAGAGCGTGAGCAGCAAACCCAGGCAAACAGTGCCGGGAATCTGGAGCGCATTGTCGATGAGGTGTTGCGTAGCGTGCACACACGCCTTGCCGGCTCTGTAGATGAGATGGCCCGCGCGGCCTTGCGCAGCCAGGATGAGATGACCCGTATCATCTCCGATGAAGTTCGCAGCGGTCTGACTGTAGGGCTGAAGCGGGCTACAGACAGTATGTCCGCCCATATGGTGAATGAGTTTAGCCAGCATGTAAGTGGCTCCCTGCGCCCGGAGCTGCATCTCACACAGAGCAACTGGACAGACAGCTTGCTGCAAACACTGCAAACGCAACTGCTGCCAGGCCTGCTTTCGGCTATCGGCGGTCAAGCTGGTGGCGCGGCCAGCGCGTTGTTAACCACTGTGCCAGGTCTGGCAGCGGCGCGTCTTATTCCCAATCCCATCGTGCAGGTAGTGGTTACCATCCTGCCCAGTCTGCTCGGCGCGCTTTTCGGGCGCATTAGCGAGGGGCAAAAGCTGGAGCAGGCCAAGGACGCTATTCGCACACAGGTACTGCCGGATGTGGAGCGCGGCCTGCGCCCAGAAATCAGCAGCTTCCTGCTCCAGGCGCAGGAAGAAATCGTGCGAGCTGTCTCTGATGCTTTTGACCAGCAGATCAAAGCGCAAAAAGACATTTTGGAAAAAATCAATCAGCAAGCCGAGAGCGGCAATCTTGAGGCGCGGATCCGGGTATTGGAAGAAGCGCTTGCTGCGGATTCCACACCATCCGGCCACCCAGTCCACGCTCATCTGGCCAGGCATTCCACGGCCATCTGGCCACCTGTTCCACGGCCATCCGGCCGGGCAGTCGGAGCGCAGCGACGCAGGGGTTGCATTGTTAGTCTGAGGTGCCCGGTGTCGTCAATTTCTTCGTCTGTTTGCGCATCGATTCGCCCTTGA
- a CDS encoding restriction endonuclease subunit S, with product MSWPSVKLADVCNVIMGQAPEGSSYNEAGEGIPLLAGAGDFGEITPIPKKFTTEASKLSQSGDLILCIRATIGDLNWSDRAYCLGRGVAGLRVIEDKLDASYLWHFICTHKHELASKGTGSTFKQVNRTHIAEWEIPFPPLPEQKRIAAILDKADAIRRKRQQAIQLADDFLRAVFLDMFGELVTSSGYANSQKYKLLELVDYIDYRGKTPEKSESGIPLITAKNVKSGYVDDEPREYIPEENYDAWMTRGFPKRNDVLFTTEAPLGNVALLGEYEKVAIGQRLVALRSKGKVTHEYLQFLLLHPFVQDLIYARSSGSTVKGIRTKELYTIELPVPEMQKQREFSAIYWKSKSLTSNQESAHQLDVLNFGALSQKAFAGQL from the coding sequence GTGAGTTGGCCTTCGGTTAAACTGGCAGATGTTTGTAACGTCATAATGGGGCAGGCGCCAGAGGGCTCCTCATATAACGAAGCCGGTGAGGGCATTCCGCTACTGGCTGGTGCTGGAGATTTTGGAGAGATAACTCCTATTCCAAAAAAATTTACTACTGAGGCAAGTAAGCTTTCCCAGTCCGGTGATTTGATACTTTGTATTCGAGCGACAATTGGGGATTTGAATTGGAGTGATAGAGCTTACTGCCTTGGTCGGGGCGTAGCGGGATTGAGAGTTATTGAAGATAAGCTTGACGCTTCCTATCTTTGGCATTTCATCTGTACCCATAAGCACGAGCTAGCATCAAAGGGAACTGGATCAACGTTTAAGCAGGTTAATCGGACACATATAGCTGAGTGGGAAATCCCCTTCCCACCCCTGCCTGAACAAAAGCGCATCGCCGCCATCCTCGACAAGGCCGACGCCATCCGCCGCAAACGCCAGCAAGCCATCCAGCTCGCCGACGACTTCCTCCGCGCCGTGTTTCTGGACATGTTCGGCGAGCTTGTCACGTCTTCTGGGTATGCAAACTCGCAAAAGTACAAGCTGCTGGAGTTGGTTGATTATATTGACTATAGAGGTAAGACTCCTGAGAAGTCAGAGTCTGGAATTCCTTTGATAACGGCAAAAAACGTCAAGAGTGGTTATGTCGATGATGAGCCGAGAGAGTATATTCCCGAAGAAAACTATGACGCATGGATGACGAGAGGTTTTCCCAAAAGAAACGATGTTCTCTTTACTACTGAGGCGCCGCTCGGAAATGTTGCCTTGTTAGGGGAGTATGAGAAGGTTGCAATTGGTCAGCGTTTGGTCGCTCTGCGATCCAAAGGAAAGGTGACTCATGAATACCTCCAGTTCTTGCTGCTGCATCCTTTTGTTCAAGACTTAATTTATGCCCGATCTTCCGGCAGTACGGTAAAAGGAATTCGCACAAAAGAGCTTTATACTATTGAGCTTCCAGTGCCGGAAATGCAAAAGCAAAGAGAGTTTTCAGCTATTTATTGGAAAAGCAAATCGCTCACGAGCAATCAAGAGTCTGCACATCAACTGGATGTGTTGAACTTCGGTGCGTTGTCTCAAAAAGCCTTTGCTGGCCAGCTGTAG
- the istA gene encoding IS21 family transposase has translation MRKIREVLRLKFEVGLSARQIAVSVQIGRVTVGDYLNRFAASGLSWPCSLSDSELEQQLFPPAPAVPSEQRPLPDWSWVHAELRRPGVTLALLWQEYRLSQPKGFQYSWFCEHYRAWQGKLDVVMRQEHRVGEKLFVDYAGQTVPVIDRHSGEIRQAQVFVAVLGASSYTFAEATWSQQLPDWLGSHTRCFAFLGGVPEIVVPDNLRSAVSKSHRYEPDINPSYRDLAEHYGVAVVPARARKPRDKAKAEVGVQVVERWILAALRNRQFFSLDELNSAIALLLERLNRRPFRKLPGSRQSAFEALDRPALRPLPEQPYVYAEWKKARVHIDYHVEVDGHYYSVPYQLVKKQLEVRLTARTVECFHANQRVASHLRSMHKGRHSTQAEHMPKSHREHAEWTPQRLIRWAEQTGPNTAGVIRHILERRIHPQQGYRACLGILRLGKTHGEVRLELACRRALSLGACSYKSLESILRQGLENLPLAQANLPLLPDDHANLRGPAYYH, from the coding sequence ATGCGTAAGATTCGCGAAGTACTTCGTCTCAAGTTCGAGGTCGGGCTATCGGCTCGCCAGATTGCGGTCAGCGTGCAGATCGGTCGTGTCACCGTCGGCGATTACCTCAACCGCTTTGCCGCCAGCGGCCTCAGTTGGCCCTGTTCGTTGTCCGATTCCGAGCTGGAACAGCAGCTGTTCCCACCGGCGCCGGCAGTGCCCAGCGAGCAGCGGCCACTGCCTGATTGGTCTTGGGTGCATGCCGAGCTACGCCGGCCGGGCGTGACCTTGGCGCTGCTCTGGCAGGAGTATCGCCTGAGCCAGCCGAAAGGCTTTCAGTACAGCTGGTTCTGCGAGCACTACCGGGCCTGGCAGGGCAAGCTGGACGTGGTGATGCGCCAGGAGCACCGCGTCGGCGAGAAGTTGTTCGTCGACTACGCCGGGCAGACGGTGCCGGTGATCGACCGCCACAGCGGCGAGATCCGCCAGGCGCAGGTGTTCGTCGCGGTGCTCGGTGCGTCCAGCTACACCTTCGCCGAAGCCACCTGGTCGCAGCAGCTGCCGGACTGGCTGGGCTCGCATACCCGCTGCTTTGCCTTCCTCGGCGGCGTGCCGGAGATCGTGGTGCCGGACAACCTGCGCAGCGCGGTGAGTAAGAGCCATCGCTACGAGCCGGACATCAACCCGAGCTACCGCGATCTGGCCGAGCACTATGGCGTGGCGGTGGTGCCGGCGCGGGCGCGTAAACCGCGCGACAAGGCCAAGGCCGAGGTCGGCGTGCAGGTGGTCGAGCGCTGGATCCTCGCCGCGCTGAGGAATCGGCAGTTCTTCTCCCTGGATGAACTCAACAGCGCCATCGCCTTATTGCTGGAGCGGCTCAACCGACGACCGTTTCGCAAGCTGCCGGGCTCCCGGCAGTCGGCCTTCGAAGCTCTGGATCGTCCGGCGCTGCGCCCCCTGCCGGAGCAACCCTACGTCTACGCCGAGTGGAAGAAGGCGCGGGTGCACATCGACTACCACGTCGAGGTCGATGGGCACTACTACTCGGTGCCGTACCAACTGGTGAAGAAACAACTGGAAGTACGCCTGACAGCGCGCACGGTGGAGTGCTTCCACGCCAATCAGCGGGTGGCCAGTCACCTTCGCTCAATGCACAAGGGCAGGCACAGCACGCAGGCCGAGCACATGCCCAAGAGCCATCGCGAGCATGCCGAGTGGACGCCGCAGCGGCTGATCCGCTGGGCCGAGCAGACCGGGCCGAACACGGCCGGCGTGATCCGGCACATCCTCGAACGGCGCATCCATCCGCAGCAGGGCTACCGGGCCTGCCTGGGCATCCTGCGCCTGGGCAAGACCCATGGCGAAGTGCGCTTGGAGTTGGCCTGCCGTCGCGCCCTCAGCCTCGGCGCGTGCAGCTACAAGAGCCTCGAATCGATCCTGCGCCAGGGGCTGGAAAACCTGCCGTTGGCTCAAGCCAACCTGCCCCTGCTGCCGGACGACCACGCCAACCTGCGCGGCCCCGCCTACTACCACTGA
- the istB gene encoding IS21-like element helper ATPase IstB, whose translation MLPHPTLDKLQTLRLTGMLKALAEQLKTPDINSLSFEERLGLLVDRELTERDDKRLSSRLRQARLKHNACLEDIDYRSPRGLDKALILQLSGGQWLRDGLNLIIGGPTGVGKTWLACALAHQACREGYSVRYLRLPRLLEELGLAHGDGRFAKLMSGYAKTDLLILDDWGLAPFTVEQRRDMLELLDDRYGQRSTLVTSQMPVDNWHELIGDPTLADAILDRLVHNAYRINLKGESMRKQTKKLTTPGTSD comes from the coding sequence ATGCTGCCCCATCCGACCCTGGACAAGCTCCAGACCCTGCGCCTGACCGGCATGCTCAAGGCACTCGCCGAGCAACTGAAAACCCCCGACATCAACAGCCTGAGCTTCGAGGAACGCCTCGGCCTGTTGGTCGACCGCGAACTGACCGAACGCGACGACAAGCGCCTCAGCAGCCGCCTGCGCCAGGCCCGGCTCAAGCACAACGCCTGCCTCGAAGACATCGACTACCGCAGCCCGCGCGGGCTGGATAAGGCGCTGATCCTGCAACTGAGCGGCGGCCAGTGGCTACGCGACGGCCTCAACCTGATCATCGGCGGCCCCACCGGCGTGGGTAAAACCTGGCTGGCCTGCGCCCTGGCCCACCAGGCCTGCCGAGAGGGTTACAGCGTGCGTTACCTGCGCTTGCCACGCCTGCTGGAAGAGTTGGGCCTAGCCCACGGCGACGGGCGCTTCGCCAAGCTGATGAGCGGCTATGCCAAGACCGACCTGCTGATCCTTGATGACTGGGGTCTGGCCCCGTTCACCGTTGAACAGCGCCGTGACATGCTGGAGCTACTGGACGACCGCTACGGCCAGCGCTCGACCCTCGTGACCAGCCAAATGCCCGTGGACAACTGGCACGAACTGATCGGCGATCCGACCCTGGCCGATGCCATCCTCGACCGCCTGGTGCACAACGCTTATCGGATCAACCTCAAGGGCGAATCGATGCGCAAACAGACGAAGAAATTGACGACACCGGGCACCTCAGACTAA